The DNA sequence tgacaatttaagaattttatttttattttttaattaataaagtaaaatattattagttaccTTTGTAACTATCTTTTACACATCggaatattataaatttaaaagaaataaaagttcaAGTTATATtagaaagttaaaattaaaaataatttaaatatatgtaagataattaactatataatattttatccaCAGAGACAAGACAAAAACAGTCATCATCAGTCgtctacattttttaaattttcaaatctttcaGCGTCTTCTTTCTACCCTCTCCTTTCACTTTAccaaacttttattttcttaaggtTTTCATATTTTCGTTTTGCAAATCTGAATACATTAATTCAACCAATCtttaataacttataattttCGTTTTCTTCGTCTAGGATTTTTTCCCCACTTGCGTCTTTGAAAGCAACATCTTCAACTTCTACACCATCTTCAACCTCATAGATGCTTTTATGCTCTATCTCACGATCATCGTGGAGACTAGCACGGTTTCCAAACCCTATCATTTGGCATTCTCAAATGGTTTTTGTCAAGGTTAGACTCACGGTTGGATTCACATGATTGACCGCAATCGGAATCGATTGGCTTCTCAGGGAAGGTAAGTTTAATccaaaaatttttatattagggtttaatttttttgttaaaaactctTGAATTTGCAGAACGTGAAGATGACTCAAAGCTGATGTTGATAGCAAGAGCAAGGTTAATCGAAAAATCGACGAAAGAGGAGATAAAGTATCATTTGTTTCAAGTTGGAGAATCCAGAGTCTCCCTTACATCGATTCGTTTTTAGGTGTGCGATTTCACTTATTCATGCTTCACAATGTTTTGTTGAAATGTTCTTCTGCTAGATAGATAAAatctacttttttatttgtttgaactagatgaatatttttacattaGTTTATTATGGTGAATTtatgttaatgtttttatttcataaacttTTATGAGATGATCGAATATGTGAAATTTATAATTGCGTGAGTGTAATAATTTTGGGCACACGATTCTGTTTGAGGATTCACGTGAGCAATTGAGCTTTGAGTTTCAAATAATTGTGTCTTTGACCTATGATCCTTATTAAATGAATCTGAAAGACATTCGTAAGTTATAAGCTTGGTTGCTTTTTTAGCTCGTGTACTTGAGTCTATGTGCAGTTTTAGTCCTCTTAGTTTTGGTTTTCTTGCATTTAGTCATCATATTTTCCTAATTGTTCAAAGTGATTCCCCCGCCCCAAATTCCATCCATTAATTAACAGAATTTGTACATAGATGGTCATCTATCATTGCTATGTTTAGATTTTAGTCCTTTTGGTTTTAGAGTCTTGCATTTAGTAATCATATTTTCctaattgtttaaattaattcCCCCACCTCAAATTTCATCCATTAAGTAACAAAATTTTTGCAGAGGTGTAATCTCTCATTGATATTATAGATCCACAACcgaaaaaatataaagtaattaaataaaatatatttattttatttgatacattctttatcatttatatattctataatttttttctctttgctaatttatacaaaataattatatgccAGCccattatttaatttctattaatcaTTGGATAACTTTTTTTGCTGAGTtgctttgaacaattaagaaacaCCAATCACTTGGGTTAATGATACCGTGTAAAACACCAATCAACAGTATCCCAAATAACCATTcaacttttaattataattactagTGCTCTTGAACCCTTCTACTGCTTGTAAATAGATACGTTGAGTACCTAAAGTTCTAAAGATTATGCCATGCTCCAAGTTCCTCCACAAATTTGAGCAATTACTCTTACTCATTTTTCTTGTGCATTACATGATTTGCTACGATAACTAATTTCTCCAAGTATCTTTGTGCAATGAGtgttgataatttattatcttatcACAACTTTATTCTTTTGAAACCTTAATGTGCATGGTCAATACAAAGTATACGATCTTTGTTTATAAAGTTTATATGATGGATCATTATTCCAAGGGAAGGTGTGATTTTCATCTTTATCTCCACTTTAACTTTAGTAATCAAATTGATGTACTGGTATTGATGCGTAATAATTTTGACTGTTACCTATCACTATTTATCTCTCTAGTGTGGTGCACCTGCTCTTTAAGTGCATTTGTTCTTTATGTTCTACTTAAGGTTGAAAATTTGAGCCAACTTGCCAAGAGCTTCTGATTGTTAATGTAGCTATCTAGAGTTTGatatttttacttgttttaaatgtttgatcGTAGGACctgatagaaagaaaaatatttgtaacaaTAAAAACGAATTAGATTGCATAATGTTTATGAAGCCTTTTCATAGGCGCTTCACAAACTACATGTTAGGTGCCAAAAGTTTGAACTCACACAAGAAAGGAAATTACAAAGTCATTTACAGAGTGGTATTAATATAAGCTTGAATAAGGATACTTTTTCTATTAGAGAAGGAAGAGGAAATGTTTCTTCCAAAAATTAGGCCTCAGCTGCAATTGGATTGAAGTGGATGCTTAATCAGGTAAAAAGTGCTCACTATTTAGTCATGTTCTTgagtattgttttttttatcggCATTCTAGAGTGTAGTGAATCTGGTTTGTTTCATAAACATATTAAAcatttgtgtttgtgtttcaGGAAACGTTAGGATTAATACCTTCATAGAAACATTAATGCAAGCACAAATGAAGGCACAAGCAGAAATGCAAGCAACtatgcaacaacagatgcaaGAGCAAATGCAATCTTTTAAGAGAGAATTATTGTCTGCTTTGAAGAAACAATAATGAAGACATGTCTTAAAGAATCCAAAACtttgtttatgttttaattGTGTTGATGCATTACTTTTTGTTGATACCCTCCAATGCTTTTGTGTCCTAAAACTATTATACATTGGTGGAaacttttatgttgttttgtacTGTTGGATGGATATACTTTGATCATCGTAGGATTGATTATCTATCCTTTTTAAATAGGTATTGCAAATATTGGAGGTATTTAGACACTTTttgtgaataatttattttctttgtcttctttttttattatggcCATAGGTTTATGGACATGACTCATAATAGAGAGTGAATAACAATTAAGTaattataattaacaaaataatatttgtaggaGATTAAGAGAATTGCAATAAATTAACTAATCAATTGTGATACAAATTAGTGATAAAAGAATTGTGACAAATTAACTACGGATTAGCGAGAAAACAATTACAACAAATTAGTTACAGATTAGCTACCGTTTAGCGAGAACAAAATTGCGACAAATTAACTACAGATTAGCGACAACAAAATTGCGACAGATTAACTACAGATTAACGAGAACAAAATTGCGACAGATTAGCGACAACAAAATTGCGAcaaattagctacggattagcgatAACAAAATTACGACAGATTAGCTACGAATTAGCGATAACAAAATTGCGACAGATTAGCTATGAATTAGCGACAATAGAATTGCGATAGATTAACTATGGATTAGCGATAACAAAATTACGacagattagctacggattaacTATGAATTAGCTGGGGATTAACTGCGAATTAgctagaaattttaaaactttttcacttCAATTAAAGATGGAATAGAGAGGAATTAGCTATGAATTAGCTACGAATTAACTAGAAATTGTAAAACTTTTTTACTTCAATTAGAGAGGGAATAGAGAAGGATTAACTATGAATTAGCTACAAATTAGCTATGAATTTGATCCCTCTTTAATTAGCTACCTGTATTTAGCTACGGAAAATTCTCTAGCAATTTAGTAGTTAATCTGTCGCAAAATTGtttagctacggattagctaCGGATCATGTACAAAATTTTCTGTagctaatatataaaatttttgtagtgttctaattttttgttgaaaagaagTCATTTGTTCCCTGTTTTTTGTAAATTTCAGGTAAAGTAGAGTAGAAAGAGGAAAAAACTTAAAAGGAGCAAAGGAGAAAACAAGAAACAGGGAAATTAGGGAAGAAATTATGCCAAGGGCtctcaaaccaaaacaatccCGCTCAACCAAGTTTCAACCaggaacaattttcaaattaaatttaaacttgagtgaccaaaaccatattttttttacttttcgtGAAAAGTGTTGGCTAGACCgatgttagttttttttttttataaaaaaaaataacacgtGACATgctgtttgttatttttaacacCTTCCAAAAACTGAGACtaaaaacaatgattttgaaAGTACATGGACCAAACAATGACCATGTTTCGACTAGGGACCATTTACAAATTTAGGTCAAACTTGAAcgaacaaaacatatttttttccttcaaaattCGTACTAAAGTTTGGGGCCAACTTGTCACGTACACAACCACTCATATACAAGATGACGAGGACATGAATGACACTTTCGACATGATACAGGCCACCCCAACTGTTACATCTATTGAACTTTGCACCACCTACAACTCGGGTACCAGACCTTCTGAACCAAATTCTTTAACACATTTTGATGCACATCATCCACAACCAAACATCGAAGCCACACAAGAACCATTTGACCTTAACACTACCTACCTAGGGGAATGAGGAAATGATATATAGTCATATATGGAACTACTAATTTGTCTTTttacctcaaatatttttcaatcacCTGCACATCACAACACCCAAAGGTTCTTTCCTCAAACTACCGTAGAAGTTGAAATCCTATGCCTACCTACAACGTCCTTAGATCCGTTTAGTGAAAATGATGACAAAATACTTTTTGATCAACCTAATGACCATGACCAAAACTTAAATGTCCACCCCATACAACAACAACACACGTATACATATGTCCCCTACAAAATGTTGCATGACAACTTTGAGCACGATGTCGGTACACTTACCCAAGGAATGAGCTTCCAAACTATGGAACAATTGCTAGATGCTTTAAACATGTACCATATAACAAACCATTGCACCTACAAAATCACACACTCAAACACAACGAGGTTGAGTGTGCAATGTGTACAATAGGTGTGTCCTtgaaaatatcaaacaatattacGTGCAAGGGACCAAGTATGGGAAATCATAAAGGTTGAAGGTGTGCACACATGTGCCACATAACTCATAACATAAGACCACAACACCTCAACTAAAGAATAATTTCCCAACATGTAAGATAAATGGTGGACTCAAACTCGTTCACACCAATTGCAACAATAATTTCTTCCATCCATACCTCTATGGTGTATAACACAACCTATAAAAAGACATGGTTGACGAAACAACAAGCAATTGAAGATGTGTACGAAAATTGGAAACAATCGTACAACTGATTGTCTTTGCCTACTACAAGCCATGTAAACTTATTTGCCTGAGTTTGTATACAAGTTGAAAACGAGTTCAATTACACATGGGGAGGAGGTCCTATAAAACCAATAACATTTTGGAAGAGTTTTTTGGACATTCAAATCATGCATTGATGTCTTCCCATATTGCAAACCAATAGTGCAAGTCGCGAAACCTTCTTATAGGGGCACCTTGTAGTAGCTGTTGCACAAGATGGGAGAAACAACATTTCCCCCCATTGCATTTGCTATAGTAGAGGGTGAAACGACTCGaacatttttttccttcaaaacCTTAGGAAGCATTTTATGCCTCAACAAAATTTATGCTTAATATCAGACCGCCACAACTCAATCAGTGCAATATTCAACAAACTGAGTAGTGGCTGGACTGAAGGGAATTGCGTGTCAATGTTTTGTATTCGACACATtgcacaaaattttacaaaaagatttAAGAGTATAACTCTGAAAAAAGATCTCATCAACATGGGTAAGTTATTACATGTAAAAAtttgtctttttcatttttttggctGTTAATTATTCACCtcattattggtaactaatttgtttttaaaattatatttgtagcgTACACACTGACCAAGCCACGCTACAACTACTACTACAACATCACTAGGGAAGACAACCCATAAGCAGCATCATGGGTTAACAAAATTCCAAGGGAGTAGTGTTGTCTTGCATACGATCAAGGAAGAAGGTGGGATAATGTAACAACAAATCTAGCTAAAGTAATAAATTATGTCCTGAAGAAGACAAGAAATTTGTCAATTTCTTCCACAATATTGGCCACGTACACTAGGTGCAACACCTACTTCATGAAGAGAGGCAGACAAATAACTGCAATGGTGAGTGCCAATCATATGTACTTTGAATATGTGACCAACTTCCTACAAGATGTGGACTCTAAGTCAAACACACACATGGTCgttgaatttgataaaaataccaCAAGATTCAAAGTAGAGAAAATGGTGAATCCCAGAGAAGTACGTCCATTAGAAAAATTTGTAGTCAGGTTAGATGAAAGGTAATGTGATTGTGGAAAGTTTCAAAAAGTTCATCTACCCTGTTCTCATGTTATTTCAGCTTGCAAACATGCACATCACAACTTCAGCATGTACATTAGTCCCCATTATAGGTTGGATGTTATCATGAAAGTATATGACAATTTGTTTGGCGAGTTAAGGCATGAAAAATATTGACCACCATACCAAGGGCCATAGGTATGGTCTCATCGTGCCACAAAAAGAAGCGAGATATGTCATACTAAATCAAGTATAATTAAGACTACGATGGACATTAGGGAAGGAAGACAATAAAGAAAGTTGTTATTGTAGAACATAATGACACACAagaaatcatttttctaacaatCCTGGACTTAGATGATCCACATCCAACCACTAAATTTATGTTGTACCATTATTTGCATTCAATAAATTTAGCATTGATTCAATTCAATGgtgcatttttaattatttttcacaaatttgcaatgatttttttttttacttctttcccgtaaatgtattttattaaatatacttataccattttttgtaatttgttatttcttttttaattttttttactacaacTATATTCAatgtaatgataaattttttatttgtaccaaaatttaataaatgtggtcCATATTCATTCccttcattttcaaaacaatatgtttaagattttttaatCAAACTATATTCTggaatttatttgttttcaaaaaatatttctgCATTCAAAATTACTACAATCTtgtcatataaaaaaacaaagtatataaattaaattatttttctaaccttttaatatacaatttttataaattaccaaaaattaaaaataaaaaatttcaatatttatacaataattatttttacttttgttacttatattataatttgtacaattttatttccaaacatcaatcaaaataaaataatattacacaaataaaaaataaacttttaaaataaatttacatttatttttctaaataacacctaaaataattaacatacaatactaaatatattttaaattttttaacatctttctccatcattaaaaaaaaaacagaaaaaaaataccCAAATACAGAATTCGGTTCCTGAAAACCAAATTCAGaccgagaaaaaaaaaaatagaagccAATACTGCACAGAATTTGGATCCCTGGACCGAATTTCCAGCATGACTCCAAAACTGTGCTGCTATGTAAAATTTGTATTCAATATCCTATGTAAGTAAAATTAGATGAGAACGGTGGTATTTgcgtaaaaaaaataaaatctttcatAACTAACataatatttgacatttttaaaaatcatgaaatatgatgactaaaatatgtgatttttcttaacgaataatatattaatcatctaaacaaacaaaaagagtataaattaacaataaaatgtataaataactttttcttattaaattcactaagtaaaaaaagtattcacttttaagatatatatatatatatagagagaattataaaacaattatcttttaaaatagtacaaattaaaataaaaatcaatgttagaactttaaataaacaagcatatatgaattaaaatattataaataaatataataacaaaatataaattaatataaatgataaataaaataaaataaacaaataaaacaaatgagtaactaaaaaaaatataagacctaagtaaataaataaaattaatgataacAGGGTGACAGGACACCTAACACTTCTTAAAACTCGTTTAGTGTTTAGAGTttgcattttatatatatatatatatatatatatatatatatatatatatatatatatatatatatatatatatatatatatatatatatactcttaaTTTAGATTGTCCAAAACTGGAATgtataagattaaatttttcttttttgactaCATACATTTTCTCGTTTTGAGAAGATAAATTTCAGTAGTTAGAACGGATCTTTTCTAAACTGGTcaatctttaaaattttcaaagaaataaaattaaggtAGTACATTGTTAATAAAAGTACTATCATCAAAACTAATTCTTATTATTTCtaagttatttattttctcttctatcTATCATATTTGATTCCAAAtcttattcaaaatatttaattttagtttcacTCCTACTAATGATGgtcattaaattaatatttattcaatttaaggttttcttctttttaataatattaaaaaaatttaattaaaaaatgcgatACGAATCGTGTTACATctcattttcattcatttttaacgGCAAGAACCAATAACACCTTGCACCATTGTTTTTCACTTAAATATAAGATCATGTTTTGCaaactataaaattaagaaagaacATTACCttcaaatttcttattttaattttcactgtAGACTAAGTTTAAGTTGAAATAATTAACCAAGCACTGcttaaaacaaacataatttCAACTAGTAGTTCGAAAGTGATAGAGAACATAACTACAATCAAAATAGCAGAAATATTATCCGTAAATCTTCGATTAATGTGAGAATTACAAGTAAACTAGTATGTATCCTAACACCGTACCTAGTAcctaaattagttaaaatatagaaaaaactaataaaatagaacACAAAccgaaattataaaatatttttttttctaaatttgagcaaactaatatatttcaaacaaaataaacatatcgtATAAAGTtggtttgaatttaaaaattattttagatttaatcATTCAAGCTTTATTGAgtaattttcttcttatctttttttaattaattcaaatacGTAGAATTAtctacaaatataaattaaaaaatcagcacacacacacaaacacgtTGAATTTTTTAAGATATTCTCCAATTTTTACGCATATACATTTAGTTTTTGCCTATTCAACGTAAGCTCTTTTATTGATATTGTTTCAATATAAAAAGACACTACAACATATTTAtggtatataatttttttttctgttttaactttaataatatttaaattacaagagaataatttataataaatatcatcgatgtaaaaaataaagaaaacaaaagataaaaaagaaactaacatCCTGGAACGCTCAcgtagaataaaaaaaaggtaactACTCAATCTCTTTACAATCGACTAATCTtctcataattaaaaaaaatgatatgcctttataatatttgatcctatgtaataaaaacaatttaactgAGAAAAATAATTGCAAATGACAAGTAGCAAATTAACGTTTTCATAGTAGATTGCTATaggtaaaaaaataagttacatGGGTAATATTCATCATTCAAACGCCATCTAATTTCATGGACAACTTGATTCTAAATCATGTGATTGAACTTCTGCACGTGCTTGGGTATAAAATTTTAGACTAAATATCTACGAAGCTtcttcattaaatttaatttatctgtAGGGAATACCTGTGATACTAGTAAATATAACGGAACCAAATGTGTTGTTTTCTACATCCCTAATTTTTGCCTCTACCCTTTTCACCTTTTCTTTTGAAAACTTGCCAATATCAGAGACCTACAACATATGATATGATTCAAGGCTGTCACTTCGATTCTGATTCCTCAAAACAATCAGCCTCAAACTTCTAATCACACATATTTCAGTGTCCAGAGTTAGGCACCGCTTCTTTATAGTAGTGTCGCCATTCCGTGCTCACTTAATCACTTAAAACTAATGACTAAGGAAATATGAAACAAGGAACataaaatttttccaaatagTTGGAATTAACCCTTCTTTCCTCCAATTAAGTTTGTGCTTTATTGTTCTAGAAATCAGAGCTAAGATGGGAGCATTCTCTAATCCCCTACATCATTGGCAAAGCTGTTTAAAAACTGTTAAAAATTTCACCATTTCTCTCTTTTTGGGTTTGAGAGTTCTTCTTCTTCCCAAAGTTACGAAAAAAGTGCACAGTTTGTAATGCCAAGGATGTGCATTCTTATACTGACATACATCTGATATTAAGTGCTATTGTCAACATGAAGAACAAATTCAAAATGCAttcttgttttaaaatttcgCAAAGAAGTCACAAATATTCcagatacaaatttattttagagaCTGGACAAAAGTACCAGAATGTTACGAACATGCAAGAAGCAGCACAAATTCGGATGGAGATGGCTGAAAAAACATCACCAGATATCAGGACGCAACTCACCACTTGCTGGGGGCACCCATCTCCCAGAATTGTACACACTTTCACCAACCTTCCAACCAGGCACATCCTTCATCACTTCTGCCTCATACTCGAGGTATTTATGCCACTCTTTAACAAATCTAgagaaggaaacaaaaaataatggaGATTTAAATTGCTAGCACAACAGTAGCTGTCTATGTGACGATACAAAATTGGTGAAAGAGTCTCAAATACCTCTCATCCTCCTCAGCCTGTAGCACAGGGAGTATGGATCGGCGGGCAGAATACTTTTCTTCCTTCAGTGCCCTATAGGAAGTGAAACATTATACATCAGTTTTAGTTTTTGAGTAGGAACTGAAAGCAAACCTACGTGGTCTGGTTCTTCCTTGATACttttttcaaatcaaaattgGGGGTCACCTCACCTCTCGTTACTAATCAGAAACTccaattttataagaaaaataacacCAAGAGCACTAAAAGAGTTGTCTTTTGTCTAA is a window from the Vigna unguiculata cultivar IT97K-499-35 chromosome 7, ASM411807v1, whole genome shotgun sequence genome containing:
- the LOC114189647 gene encoding NADH dehydrogenase [ubiquinone] 1 alpha subcomplex subunit 13-A; the protein is MTEAHIRNKPGMVSVKDMPVLQDGPPPGGFAPVRFARRIPNKGPSAVAIFLAAFGTFSWGMYQVGQGNKIRRALKEEKYSARRSILPVLQAEEDERFVKEWHKYLEYEAEVMKDVPGWKVGESVYNSGRWVPPASGELRPDIW